The window GAAAGCATTGCCGTCGTTCTCGAACGTCAACGCAAGCTCGATGCGGCGCGGGTAAAACGCGAGCTCGCGGACGACGACCTTCGCACCACTGCGACCGAAGAGCACGTTACTGCCTGGAACGTATGACCGATACGGATGACCCTGGTCATCGACGCGATAGGTGTTGCTCTCACGGACGATACGATAACGAAGTTGGAGACGCCCGTGCCCGAGCTGTTGGGTTCCGTGATTGAGATACGTGATCGCTTCGCGCAGCGTCACGATCTGCGCATCCTTCGCGCGTTCGGCACGTAGCGCTTTCGGCTCGCTGGCCCGGAAGCGTTCGGCCGTGAACACCGACTGATAGTTGCGCAGATTGCCGAAATAGCGCTGCATTCCGACCGTCAGCATCGCATACGCTTTTCCATAGTCGCCGCTGCCCACAGCGCGCGCATACGCAAGCGCAACGTCGACGCCCGGACCGCTCGGGGCAGCGGCGGAAGCCGCCGGGGTAGACAGTGCGAGCATCGCGAGTAGCGCCGCGAGCGCGCGGCGGATCATCCCTGGCCTAAGAGAATATCGACGATTCGAATCAGATCGGATTCGTCGGTGAAACGAATCTCGATGCGCCCGCCCTTCTTCGCGCGGACGAACGTGATGCGCGAGCCCAGGCGGTGGCGCAATTGGTCGGCGACGTCGTTCAGGTCGTCGACGCCGGCAGCGGCGGGCTTCTTCGGCGGCATCGTAAGCCGCTGCGCCAAGCGCTCGAGAACGCGAACCGAGGTGCCTTCGCGCGCCGCCCGCTCGGCGATCGCAACGCGGTCTTTCTCGGGGAATGCGAGCAGTGCTTTGGCGTGGCCCGGCGAGAGCTGCCGGGCGCGGATCAGCGCCTGAATCGGTGCGGCGAGCGCCAGCAAGCGCAATGCGTTGGCAACCGAAGGACGCGCGCGCCCGACGCGTTCGGCGACACGCTCTTGCGTGAAGCCATAGTCGTCGATCAGATGCTGATAACCCATCGCTTCTTCGAGCGCATCCAGATCCTCGCGCTGCAAATTCTCGACCATCGCAATCTCAAGACTCTGCTGATCTTCTGCGTCCCGAACGATCGCCGGCATCGTGCGTAGCCCGGCCGCGGCGGCGGCGCGCCAACGGCGTTCGCCTGCAATCAATTCGTAGCGATCGCCGCGCTTCCGCACCAGAATCGGAACGAGCACCCCGAACGACGCGATCGAGCTCCGCAATCCTTCGAGCGCGTCGGCTTCGAATGTGGTGCGCGGTTGATGCGGATTCGGAACGATCGCATCGATCGGAATTTCGCTTGCGCCTTGCGGTTTTTCGCGTGCGAGGGGCTGCGCATCGCCGAGCAGCGCACCGAGTCCGCGGCCAAGTCCGCGCTTTGCCATTACGATACGGTCTCGAGCGCGGCGACTTCGCGCGCTAGATCGAGATAGGCTTGTGCGCCGCGGCTGCGCACGTCGAAGAGCACGACGGGTTTTCCGAACGACGGCGCTTCGGAAAGACGAATGTTGCGCGGAATCTGCGTTTTGAAAACGTGATCGGGAAAGTAACGCACGACTTCGTCGACGACTTCGACGGCGAGCCGCGTTCGGCCATCGTACATCGTGACCAGCACGCCGAGAATCTCCAAACGTGGATTGAGCGCTTCTTTGACGCGCTGCATGATCGCGGTCAGCTGCGAGAGACCTTCGAGCGCATAGAACTCGGCTTGAATCGGGATGATCATTTGATCCGCCGCGACGAGCGCGTTGATCGTCAGCAGACCCAGCGAAGGGGGACAGTCGACAAAAACGTAATCGTATTGATCAACGACCTCAGCAAGCGCTTGCCGTAACCGGTTCTCGCGCGCCAAAGCCGAGACCAATTCGACCTCGGCACCAGCCAAATTCGGGGTCGCCGGGATGATCGAGAGGTTCTCGACGTCGGTCGAGATGATCGCGGAGGCTGCACTGATCTCGCCGAGCAGTAGCGCGTAAGAATCATTCTCAATACCGCGTTTGTCGATTCCGAGACCGGTCGTCGCGTTGCCTTGCGGATCGATATCGACCAGTAAAATCCGCTTACCAAGCAGCGCAAGGCAAGCGCCCAAATTGACCGCGGTGGTACTCTTACCGACCCCGCCTTTTTGATTGACAACCGCGACCGTGCGACCCATTCCTCGGTGGCGGCGTTCGTTCCGGGGGCGAATGTTCCCCGGGGAACACTGCAAGGATTCAGCGCGTCAAAATGTCAGCGATTGCGTTGCGCGCCATATCCAGAAGAAGTTCGCGCTTATTACGTTCGGGATATTCCGTAACCGCTTCCAAGAGCCGCTGGAGCACGTCCCCAACCTCGGGGCCACCGCCGGAATCCGGCGGCAACACGTTCTCGGCGACCAATACCTCGATCACGTCATTGCCGGAGATCGCAAGGTCCTTGACGGTCATGGGCGGCCGCTCCGCGAGGACGCCCCAAACTCGCGATTCAAAGACATCGTTCCCGCCTCGATCCGGGAGACCGCTGCCGACGACATCAGCCTGGCGCAACGCAAAAAGCCCGGCCAAATGATCGGAACCGACGCGACGAATGAATCGCCGGACCGTCGCAGGCGACAGACCCGGGTCGGCGACATACATGTGGTGACGGACAAGGGTCGCGACCGTTTCCGTCGTTTGCGCCGGAAAGCGGAGCCGCTCGAGCATCGCACGGCTCATGTCCTCGCCCGTCATCTCGTGGCGATAGAAGTGCGGCCCGTCTTTGGTCCGTGGCTTTGCGACGTCGTGCAGCAGTGCTGCAAGACGCAGGACCGGATCACCCGGGGGGACGGCGTCGAGCGTCGCGAGCGAGTGGCGCCAGACGTCAAAGCGATGCCAGCGGTTCTGCATGACCCCATCGCCTTCGAGCAGCTCCGGCCATACGTGTTCCAGAACCCCCGTCTCTGCCAGCAGGGCTAAGCCGATCGATGGACGCTCGGCGCCGAGCAGTTTAAGGAGCTCATCCGAGATGCGCTCGGCCGAGACCGACCCGGCCAGATGCGCCGAAGCGCGCATTGCCTTGATCGCGGCGGGGGATAGTGCGTAGCGGAATCGCGCTGCAAATTGCGCCGCCCGGAACATCCGCAGCGGATCTTCCTCAAACGTCTCGTCGCGGACGATGTCGATGCGGCGGGCGCGGATGTCCTCGGCGCCGCCGTACGGATCGACGAGCTCGCCTCCCGGCAGCGCGCGCGCCACCATATTTATGCGGAAATCACGTCGCGCCAGATCGTCTTCGAGCGAAATTTCCGGCAAGGACACGACCTTGAAATCACGATGTCCGCTTCCCGTCGAGACCTCGCGCCGCGGAAGCGCTAGGTCGGCGTTCCCTCGATCCGACGAGAATTTGATGACGGAGAAGGCTGCGCCGACGAGATCGACCTTGCCGTGCTCCGCCAGGCGCGCAATCAGTTCGTCCTGCGGCACTCCCACGACAATGTAGTCGAAGTCTTTCGACCGGTCCGGGATGCCCTCGATCTCGGCGCGCAGCTCATCGCGGACGCGACCCCCGACCGAATACAGCGAGCCCGGCGGGAGCCAGGCTGCGAGTGAGTCGTCGAGAGCGTTCTTCACGAAGATAAAGGCCGGCGTTGCGCGATCCCGACGCGGCGCGGAAAGCGCAGCGGGGTTGGAAATCGCTTGGTGACAACCAGAATACGACGTTCCCCTTCGAGCGGCAACTCGTCGCTTATCTCGCCTCCTAAAGCAAGCGCAACTTCCCGCGCCGCGCTGCGCTCCGAATCGGAGAGCGTTCCACGCTGCAACAGTGCGCGTCCGCGGATTGCAAGAAACGGCAACGTCAACTCCACGACGGCGGCTGCCGAAGCCAGCGCGCGCGCCGTAGCGTACATGAATTTTTCGCGAAAACGCTGTTCCTGTGCGAGATTTTCCGCACGTGCGGCGATTGCTTCGCCGCTGATTTCAAGTTGCACCATTGCATCCGAGATGAACGCGACTTTCTTGGCGGTCGCGTCGATCGCGCATAGCGAAATTCCACTCACGATCGCAAGCGGGATCCCGGGAAGGCCGCCGCCGGACCCGACGTCGATCAGCTCGCCGTCCGCCGCGATAAACGGAAGAAGCGTCAGCGCATCGGCGATGTGTTCTGCGACGGCGTTCGCGTTGCGCGCGCCGGTGAGATTGAATTCCCGGTTGCGCTCAAGGAGAAGCTCGCCGTAACGCGCCAGCCGCTCGAGCGCTTCCGGCGGTGCGCCGTGACGCGCGAGCGCGCTTGCTACGTCACTCACGGAGCCGCGGCGTGTTCCTTCCGGTGACGGTGAACGAACAGCGAAAGAATCGCAACGTCGGCCGGCGTTACGCCGGGGATGCGCGCCGCGGCGCCGAGCGTTTCGGGCTTATGGCGTATGAGTTTTTCGCGTGCCTCGTGTGAAAGAGCGCGAATCGAATCGTAGATGAAATCACCGGGAATCGGATCGCCGTGCGTGCGCTGGGCGCGTTCGATCGCAAGCTCTTGACGCCGCACGTATCCGGCCAGCTTGATCTCGATTGCGGCACGTTCCACGACGTCATCTGCGCCCAAGAACGGTGCGATGTCGGCCGCCTCGATCTCGGGACGGCGCAATGCATCCGCGAGCGTCGCTCCGCGTTCGAAGCTCGCCTCGCCGATGCGATCCGTTTCGAGGCGGGTGCGCTCCGCACGCGCGATCGTTGTTTCGAGCCGGTCGCGCCGCGACACGAACGATTCCCACGTGACATCGTCGATGAGACCGATCTCGCGGCCACGCGGTGTAAGCCGCAGATCGGCGTTGTCGTGCCGTAAAAGGACGCGGTGCTCCGCGCGTGACGTGAGCATCCGATAGGGTTCATCCACGCCCTTGGTCGTCAGATCGTCGATCATCGTTCCGATGTACGAATCGGTGCGCGTCAAGATGACGGGCGCTTCTCCGCGCACGCTCCGCGCCGCATTGATGCCGGCGATCAGGCCTTGTGCGGCGGCCTCTTCGTAGCCCGACGTGCCGTTGAGCTGTCCGCAATGGAAGAGGCCGCTGATGCGGCGCGTCTCGAGCGACGCGAGCAACTCGGTCGGCTGCACGAAATCATATTCGACGGCATAACCGCCGCGCAGCATCACGCAATCTTCGAGTCCCGGCAAGGTGTGCAGCATTTCGATTTGTACGTCGGCCGGAAGCGACGTCGAAAAACCGCCGACGTAGTACGTCGGTTCGTCCCAACCTTCGGGTTCGATGAAGATCTGGTGCGACGGATTCTGCGCGAATTTAATGACTTTGTCTTCAATCGACGGACAATAGCGCGGCCCAATTCCGCGGATCAAATCCAAACCATACAGCGGCGAACGATGCAGATTTTCGCGCACCAGCGCGTGCGTCGTCTCGTTCGTCGTCGTGATCCAACATGGCAGCTGCGGACCGGCGAATTTCGGTTCGCTGCGATAGCTGAACGGCAGCGGGACCGCACTCGGCTCCTGCGCCGTCATTGCGGCCGTATCGACGGTCGTCTTGTCGATGCGCGGCGGCGTCCCGGTCTTAAGGCGCCGCAGCGGAAATCCGAGCGCCGCCAAACTCGCCGAAAGCCCGATTGCGGGCTCTTCCCCGAAGCGCCCCTCGGCCTTCACGTCCTCGCCGCGGAACGTCTTGCCGCCTAGGAACGTCCCGGTCGCGAGCACGACGGCCCCGGCGCGGAGTATCCGGCCGTCTGTGGTCCGGACACCCGTGACCCGATCGCCCTCGGTGACTACGCCTTCGACCATCGCGGGGACGATCGTTAAATTCGGCTGCTGCTGGAGATGCTCGCGCGCGCGGCGCGCATAGGCGGGTTTGTCGGCTTGTGCTCGCAGCGCGCGGACCGCGGCGCCTTTGCTCTCGTTCAGCCAACGAACGTGCAGCGAGGTTGCGTCGATCTGGACCCCCATCTCGCCGCCTAGCGCGTCGATCTCCCGAACGAGCTGGCCCTTTGCACTTCCACCCACGCTCGGATTGCACGGCAGCGTGCAGATCTTCGAGGGATCGCCGGTGATGAGAAGCGTTTCGACGCCAAGGCGAGCGCTTGCAAGAGCTGCCTCCAGCCCTGCATGCCCGCCGCCAACGACGATTACGCCGCTACGATCGTGTACCGCCACCTGCGGATTGTACCGCATCGATGACAGCCTGTGGCTCGGGCGTACCGACAGCAAAGCGCGTGCCGCTGTGTAACGTGATTTGCACGGCGTTGAAGCCGGAGACGTTCCAAACCCATCCGTGCCAGGTTAGATGAATGCCCCAACCTTCCAAAATGTTCGTCTTGATCGCACGGATCGACGTGATCTGGCTTATCGGAACGCTGCGGCCGATGCCTGGCACGCCGAAAAACCACATCATGTGGCGTTCGGTAACGCGCACGGTCAACGTCGAAAAAAGCGCGGCCACGACAAGCAAAATCGGCACGAGACTGTACGAGAGCGTCCGTTCCGAGGGCGCCGAGATGGCGGCGGCAATGCAAATCAAGACCGCGATCGCGAACAGCACGATCACCGTCAGCCAACCCGTTTGCCGATGTTCGTAGAGGACGCGTTCGTTCATCCGGCGGCCAGCTCGCGGAAGCGTTGCGCGATCACGAAGCGCGCGCCGACGATCGAGCCGAGTGCGAACGCGATCAAACCGTCGGTCGACGCGAGCGCTACGGAGCCCGCATGCGGCAAGAAATAGCGCACCGCGAAACGCGCGACGAACGCGATGCCCCAGATCGCAAGCGGGATGAGCGCAGGCTGCACGATCAGTACGCCACGTTCGCCCGTGGGCTGCACTTTCGTATGCTTCCCGCGCAACAGTCCGAGCGGAAACCCGAGGACGAATCCGAGCACGACCGCGCCGATGATGATCGGAATCGAGACGTGCCCTTCAAACGATTCCCACACCAAGAATGCCGTGAAGAACACGAGCAACAGCGGGCCGGTCCATAATCGCGATGCACGCAACCGTACCGGCCGCAGCAAGCGGAAGTACACGACCGCGCCGATGACCAGAAAATAAATGAGAGCGCTGGTCGCGCCGCTGCTATGTTCCACGTGCTATCTCCAGTCTATTTGCCGATGCAAAAGCGCGCGAAGATCCCATCCAGAATCGCTTCGGTGACGGCGTCGCCGGTCAATTCACCGAGCGCACCGTAGGCTTCGACGAGATCCGGTGTGATCAGGTCGATCGGTTCGCCGGCCTCGAGTGTCTGCACGGCGCTCATCAAAGCGCGTTGCGCTGCGAGTGCACAATCGGCCTGACGTGCGGTCGCAAGATGCGGGCGTTCCAAATCGACGTCTTCAACGTCGAACGCGCGCCGGATCGCTTCGCGAATGCGGGCAACGTCGCCGGGATCGAGCACGCTAACCAGCAAGGCGTCATCTTCCTCGGGTTCGCGCGCGTCATATCCGGCTGTACCGGCGTCGCGCTTGTTGAAGATGACGATCCGCCGCCGGCCGCGTGTCCGTCCCAGCAGCACGAGCTCGCCGGCCTCAAGCCGCCGCGAACCGTCGACAACCACCAGCGCGAGGCGCGCGTCTTGCAAGGCCCGCTCGGTGCGAGCGATTCCGGCTGCTTCGAGCTGATCGGCATGCTCGCGAATCCCGGCCGTGTCGATCAAGCGAACGCGAAGGCCATCCAGGCCGAAGGACTCCTCGATCGTATCGCGCGTCGTTCCGGCCTGCTCCGAGACGAGCGCACGCTCATCGCCGAGCATCGCATTGAGGAGCGACGATTTACCGGCGTTCGGCGGCCCGACGATCGCGACGCTCGGACCCTCGCGCACGAGCCGCCCGATCTCCCAGCTGCGTGCCATCGCATAGAGATGACCCCAAATACCTTCGATCTCGCCGCGGAGCCGCTCGCGGGGCGGCTCGATGACTTCATCCGGAAAGTCGAGCGTCGCCGCAAGCTCTTCCAATATCGTTCCAACATGCGCACGTACCGATGCCACCTCGGTTTGCAAGCCGCCCGCAAGCTGCGCACGTGCGGCGCGCGCAGCACCGCGTGTCTCTGCTTCGATCAAGTCTGCAACGGCTTCGGCCGCCGACAAATCGATTTTGCCGCGCAAGAATGCGCGGCGCGTGAATTCACCCGGGGTGGCAAGGCGCGCACCGCACGCGAGCACCGACGTTAACGTCTCACGCGCAACGACCGGTGAACCGTGCACGTGTAGCTCGAGCACGTCCTCGCCCGTATACGAATGCGGCGCCGGAAAGAAGAGTGCCAGACCTCGATCGAGCGGCGAACCGCGTTCATCGAGAATATCACCGAGCGTCGCAAGGCGCGCTTGGAGTTCTTGTTCCGAACGAAAAACACGCGCGGCAATATCACGGGTCCCTTCGCCGCTGATGCGAATGATCGCGACCGCGCCGCGCCCCGGCGGCGTCGCGATCGCAGCAATCGTCTCTATTTGGGAGAGACGACGACCCGCCGTTCCGGTTCGACGCCCTCGGATTCCGTTTGCACAAACGGACTATCCGCAAGCGCAAGATGGATGATCTTTCGCTCGGACGGGAGCATCGGCTCCAACTTGATCGGACGCTTTTCGCGAATCGTGCGCTCGAGCGTCTGCAACGCAATCGTCTTGAGCTGATCGGCACGACGCGCGCGATAGCCCTCGGCATCGATCGTGTAGTAGTGCCGCGCGTTACGCACGCCCACGTTCAAAATGTTGTTGAAGATGAGGTTCAGCGCTTCGAGCGTGTTGCCGTGGCGGCCGATCAGATTTGCGAGGTCGGCGCCGCGCACTTCGAGATATTCGCCCTCGGTCCGTGGGATGTACGCGACCTCAGCGCTCTCGATCCCCATCTTCTCGAGAATCTGCTCGAGCAGCACCCGCGCAGGCTTGACTTCCTCGGGCTCGGGGACGGCTTGGTCACGCTGGGGCGGCGCCGCCGGGCGTGGGGCATCCCCGTTGTTCTCGCGGGGTCCATGGGGGCGGCGGCCACGATGGCGCCGGCCGTACGGCCGTGCCCCAGGGGCTTCTTCGCGATTGGAATCGTCTTGCAGATCTTCGTCCATTCTTGTCCTTAACGCCGCGAGCGCTTCTTGCGAGGAGCGGTCGCGCTTTCGCTTTTTGAGCCGGTCAGCTTCCCGTTGGGGCGGCTCGCACCCTCACCAGGGGTTACATCTTTTGCACTACCGTCCGCACCCGCGGCTGATGCCGCCGCACGACTGTACATGCCGTATTTGCGCAGGAGATAGAACGATTGTCCCATCGAAAACGCATTGAAGAAGAACCAATACAGAATCAGCGCCGAGTACCATGTGCGTCCGACCCAAGCGATGATGACAGGTGAAACGAACGCCATGATCTTTTGCTGTTGCGCTTGAGCCGGATCGGCGGCCGGCGCCGTCCCGTAGCGTACGCTGAAATACATTGAAACGACATACAGCGCAAGCAAAATCATGTCGGGCGCAGCCAAGCTCGTGCCGAGGATTTTCGGATACGCGTGCGAGATCGGGGTTCCGATCCACAACCAGCCTTGTTGCGCAAACTGATCGTGCAACGCGTTGATCGCCCGATACAAACTAAACAGAATCGGCAGCTGAATGAGCAGCGGCAAGCAACCGGCCATCGGATTGACGCCGTGTTCTTTGTACAGCGCCATTACTTCCGTGTTCATCTTCTGCGGATCGCCTTTAAATTGCGCTTGCAGTTTTTTTACTTGCGGCGCAATTTTCTGCATCTCGGCCATCGACTTGAACTGCATCTGCGATAGCGGCCACAATACGAGTTTGACCAGCAACGCGAAGATGACCAGGCTCCAGCCCAAGCTGTGCGTCGTCCCGTTGAGGTAAATGAGAACATCCGAGAGGGCGTTCACAATCGGATCGAGCGGATTTGCAAACGCCAGCAAGAGCAGCAACAAACGGCCTTTCGGTGGGGCTAGGGAACGGGATCGACCCCGCCGGGGTGTCCGGGATGACAGCGGAGGAGTCGCAGCGCGGCGAGGCGCGTTCCCCGCAACACGCCGTGCTTCTCTATAGCCTCATACGCGTACTGCGAGCAACTCGGAAAGTAGCGGCACGCGCCCGGCAAGAACGGCGAAACGACCGTCTTATAGCCTCGTAAGAGCAGCAAGACCGCCGATTTCACAGCCGTCCGAGCGTCGCGCGCAGATCCTCGCACAACAACGTATACGCTATAGACCGCGCCGAGATTCGCGCGGTGAGGATCAGATCGAGTCCCGTGGGCGGCTCCTCGAGTCCGGCGAAAGCCGCCCGAAGCCGGCGCCGGGCGCGATTGCGCTCAACGGCATTGGCGAAGCCTTTGGTCGTGACGACGGCCAGCCGCGCCCGTTCGCCTGGGGGGCTCGGCGCAGCTACGACGGTCACGTGGGTACCTTGCGCACGGCGTCCGCGCCGCCGAAGACGGGCGAACTCACTACCGCGCAGGCTCTCGTATAAGCCTAGGCGGAGAGGCGCTTGCGGCCTTTTTTCCGGCGGGCAGCGATAACGCGCCGGCCGTTCTTGGTCGCCATGCGAGACAAGAAGCCGTGTACTCGCTTGCGCCGCCGATTGTGGGGCTGGAACGTCCGCTTCACGATCACTCCTCGGGTTGGGGGACAACAGCGTGCGATTATACCGGCCGAGCGTCGCCCCGGTCAAGTTCCGGCCCGGAAATGAGAGCTTTTCGCCGCCTGTCCACACCTGTGGACAACGCTGTGGAGAACGTGGGCGCGCATTTCCCGCAAAGCCCCGCGAGAGCGAGGATTTTCGCCCCATCGGGCCACCCGGACATGGCGTCCACAACTTGCAAAAAAGCCCGAATTATAAGGGAATTTCGCGCAGATTAAGGCTGTGGATAAGTGGATAAGATTTTCCCGTTTTTGCGCAGGAGTCACTCCTAGGGCCGCTAACGCTACCGCCTACTCCGAGCGGCCTAATTTAGTGGATTGACCTCTTCGCATTGCCGGCAGCACGGATGCACCATTTCAAAACGGCGGTTGAGATATTTCGGATGAGTTCACTCGTCGATCGCGGCATCACCGGTGCCGAGCTCTGGTCTTCGGTGCTTTCGGCGCTGGAGCCGAGATATTCCAAGCCGGTCTACGAGACGTGGCTGCGCCCGATGCGCCCGATGCATATCACCGGGAGCGAGATTACGCTGGCGGTCGCGACGCCGTTTGCACGCGATTGGGTCGAAGGGCGTCTGCGCGCGCCGATCGTTGAGGCATTACGTGATTTGCTGGGCTATGAGATTGAGGTGAAATTCGTGGTCGCAAACGAGCCGGAACCGCAGGAGCAACCACAGGCGCCTGCCGTCCCCGCCGTTGCGACGCCGCGAGCCCCCGGACCCGACGAAATCCGGCCGGGAAACCTCAATCCGCGCTATACGTTCGAAGAATTCGTGGTCGGAAATAGCAACCGCTTTGCGCACGCCGCGGCGCAAGCCGTTGCCGAATCTCCGGCGCGTGCCTACAATCCGCTCTTTTTATATGGCGGCGTTGGCCTCGGCAAGACGCATCTCATGCACGCAATCGGGCATCGCGTTCTTCTCGCAAATCCGAATGCGAACGTCGTGTACGTTTCGAGCGAGAAGTTCACCAACGAGTTCATCATCGCGATCAAAAACAATCAGACGGTCGAGTTCCGGAACCGTTATCGTCACGTCGACGTGCTCTTGATCGACGACATTCAATTTCTGGAAGGCAAAGAACAAACCCAAGAGGAGTTCTTTCACACGTTCAACTCGTTGCACGAAGCCTTACGTCAGCTCGTGATCTCGAGCGATCGCCCGCCCAAAGAGATTCAAACGCTCGAGAGCCGGCTGCGTTCACGTTTCGAATGGGGACTGCTTACCGACATCCAGCCTCCGGATCTCGAGACGCGCGAAGCGATCTTACGCAAGAAAGCCGAGAGCGAAAAAGTGCCTGTCCCTAATGAGGTCTCGATGTTCATCGCGAAAGTGATTCCGTCGAACATCCGCGAGCTCGAAGGTGCGCTGATCCGCGTCGTTGCCTTTGCGTCGCTCACGAAATCGCCGATCACGGTCGACTTGGCGTCTGAAGTCCTTAAGAATCAGATCGCACAGGCACCGCTGCGCCGGATAACGATCAGCTTGATCAAGGAACGTGTTGCACGCGCACACGGGCTGACCGTCAAGGAGATGGACAACCAGCGGCGCGACCAACGCCTTACGGTTCCCCGTCAGATCGCGATGTATCTCGCCTGCGAGCTTACCGATTGCAGTCTGCCGCACATCGCCCGCGAGTTCGGTAAGAAAGATCACACCACGATCATGTACGCCCGCGACAAGGTCAAAGAGCTCATGCAGCGGGACGAGGTCTATCGCAACAAGGTTCGCAGCCTGATGGCGCTGGTCCAAAGCGAGTAAAAGGGTCCCTTTTTACATCCACCGTTGCCTACACAGGGTGGGCCATTCGGGGTGGATAACACTTTCGCGCACGTAACAACGTTGAAACTGTGGAGGCTCGGGCTTCCTCGTCCACAACCATCCGCGCACGCAAACCCGCATTCTTACAAGCGCGGCGGCGTTCTCCACCGGTTTCACCGTATTACTGCTGATACTTCGACTCTTATATATATCTACTATAATAAACGTAAGACGCGCTGACGGTGGATAGTGAAGTTTACTTGTAGCACTAAGGACATCGCCTCCGCGGTCGGCGCGGCGAGCAAGATCGTGAACGCGCATACGACGGTGCCGATACTCTCGAACGTCTTGCTGACCAGCGACGAAGGGCAGATTCGGGTACGGGCCACCGATCTCGAGCTCACGCTCGAGCACGCATTTCCGGCCGAAGTGCAAGAGGCCGGCGCGGTAACGATTCCGGCCAAGCTCTTCAGCGGTTACCTCGGTAATCTGCCGGCGGGGATGCTGGAACTGAGCGGCTCACCAACGCGCGCAAGCGTCAAGGTAGAGCGTTCGAATTACGATTTTCACGCTCTGCCTGCGGACGAGTACCCCCCGTTGCCGCCCTCCCAAAAAGGCGCGACGTTCACGCTTCCTGCCAAACGATTCCGGGAAGGCGTCAGCTCGACGATCTTCGCGGCATCCAGCGAGGAAGCACGCGGCGCCGTTTTAATGGGGACGCTGCTGGAGCTCGAAGGCTCGGCCCTCACGATGGTCGCGACCGACGGTTACCGTCTCGCGAAGTGGCAGACGACCCTTGAGGAACCGCACAAGGGAACTGCGCTCAAATTCATCGTACCATCACGTGCGCTTGCCGAAGCCGCGCGCAATCTCGGCAGTGCCGAAAGCGTCACGCTCACGGCGTTGGGCACGCAGGGGAATCAGCTCTCGCTCACTGCGGGCGAAGTCACGATCGTCGTTCGGCTCGTCGACGGACAGTATCCGAACTACCAGCAAGTAATCCCGGCCAAGTTCGACCGCTCGACGACCGTCAACACGAGCGCCCTCATCGGAGCCCTCCGTCGCGCCGAGCTCGTCGCGGGCGACCGCGCCAGCATGGTGAAGATGCAGGTGACCAATCAGAACCTAATCATCACCGCCAATTCCGATGTCGCAGGCAACGCTTTCGAGGAGCTCGAGGTCGAGCAAACCGGCGAGGATCTCACGATTGCGTTCAATGCACGGTACCTGGTCGAGATACTGACCCACGTCGACTCGCCGCAATCAGTCATGGAGTTCTTGGGGCCGCTCTCACCGGCAGCGATCCGTCCGCTGGAACCGGTCTCGGGTAGCATGCTCCTGTACGTCTTGATGCCTCTGCGGCAATAAGCTGCAGCTCGAGCACCTCGCTCTCGCGAACCTGCGCAACTACGCGTCGCTGGAATGGACGCCGGCGCCGGGTCTAAATTTGCTCGTCGGCACGAACGCGCAAGGCAAGAGTAATCTGCTCGAATCGATCGCGATGCTCGCAACGGGGAAGTCTTTTCGGACTGCGCGGGAAAGCGAACTCATCCGTTTCGGTCAAGCACTCGGCAGCGTCGTCGGAGCTGCTCGCGTCGCCGCCGGCAAGCTGAATCTCGCGTGCACGATTGCCGCAAGCGCGGGCGG of the Candidatus Baltobacteraceae bacterium genome contains:
- the mnmG gene encoding tRNA uridine-5-carboxymethylaminomethyl(34) synthesis enzyme MnmG, with translation MAVHDRSGVIVVGGGHAGLEAALASARLGVETLLITGDPSKICTLPCNPSVGGSAKGQLVREIDALGGEMGVQIDATSLHVRWLNESKGAAVRALRAQADKPAYARRAREHLQQQPNLTIVPAMVEGVVTEGDRVTGVRTTDGRILRAGAVVLATGTFLGGKTFRGEDVKAEGRFGEEPAIGLSASLAALGFPLRRLKTGTPPRIDKTTVDTAAMTAQEPSAVPLPFSYRSEPKFAGPQLPCWITTTNETTHALVRENLHRSPLYGLDLIRGIGPRYCPSIEDKVIKFAQNPSHQIFIEPEGWDEPTYYVGGFSTSLPADVQIEMLHTLPGLEDCVMLRGGYAVEYDFVQPTELLASLETRRISGLFHCGQLNGTSGYEEAAAQGLIAGINAARSVRGEAPVILTRTDSYIGTMIDDLTTKGVDEPYRMLTSRAEHRVLLRHDNADLRLTPRGREIGLIDDVTWESFVSRRDRLETTIARAERTRLETDRIGEASFERGATLADALRRPEIEAADIAPFLGADDVVERAAIEIKLAGYVRRQELAIERAQRTHGDPIPGDFIYDSIRALSHEAREKLIRHKPETLGAAARIPGVTPADVAILSLFVHRHRKEHAAAP
- a CDS encoding HD domain-containing protein yields the protein MKNALDDSLAAWLPPGSLYSVGGRVRDELRAEIEGIPDRSKDFDYIVVGVPQDELIARLAEHGKVDLVGAAFSVIKFSSDRGNADLALPRREVSTGSGHRDFKVVSLPEISLEDDLARRDFRINMVARALPGGELVDPYGGAEDIRARRIDIVRDETFEEDPLRMFRAAQFAARFRYALSPAAIKAMRASAHLAGSVSAERISDELLKLLGAERPSIGLALLAETGVLEHVWPELLEGDGVMQNRWHRFDVWRHSLATLDAVPPGDPVLRLAALLHDVAKPRTKDGPHFYRHEMTGEDMSRAMLERLRFPAQTTETVATLVRHHMYVADPGLSPATVRRFIRRVGSDHLAGLFALRQADVVGSGLPDRGGNDVFESRVWGVLAERPPMTVKDLAISGNDVIEVLVAENVLPPDSGGGPEVGDVLQRLLEAVTEYPERNKRELLLDMARNAIADILTR
- the rsmG gene encoding 16S rRNA (guanine(527)-N(7))-methyltransferase RsmG, yielding MSDVASALARHGAPPEALERLARYGELLLERNREFNLTGARNANAVAEHIADALTLLPFIAADGELIDVGSGGGLPGIPLAIVSGISLCAIDATAKKVAFISDAMVQLEISGEAIAARAENLAQEQRFREKFMYATARALASAAAVVELTLPFLAIRGRALLQRGTLSDSERSAAREVALALGGEISDELPLEGERRILVVTKRFPTPLRFPRRVGIAQRRPLSS
- a CDS encoding ParB/RepB/Spo0J family partition protein, whose product is MAKRGLGRGLGALLGDAQPLAREKPQGASEIPIDAIVPNPHQPRTTFEADALEGLRSSIASFGVLVPILVRKRGDRYELIAGERRWRAAAAAGLRTMPAIVRDAEDQQSLEIAMVENLQREDLDALEEAMGYQHLIDDYGFTQERVAERVGRARPSVANALRLLALAAPIQALIRARQLSPGHAKALLAFPEKDRVAIAERAAREGTSVRVLERLAQRLTMPPKKPAAAGVDDLNDVADQLRHRLGSRITFVRAKKGGRIEIRFTDESDLIRIVDILLGQG
- a CDS encoding AAA family ATPase; this translates as MGRTVAVVNQKGGVGKSTTAVNLGACLALLGKRILLVDIDPQGNATTGLGIDKRGIENDSYALLLGEISAASAIISTDVENLSIIPATPNLAGAEVELVSALARENRLRQALAEVVDQYDYVFVDCPPSLGLLTINALVAADQMIIPIQAEFYALEGLSQLTAIMQRVKEALNPRLEILGVLVTMYDGRTRLAVEVVDEVVRYFPDHVFKTQIPRNIRLSEAPSFGKPVVLFDVRSRGAQAYLDLAREVAALETVS